The DNA window GAATTGAAGGGGCATATAATGTTGCGCTGATTAAGGCCACTCCTAAAAGTAATGTAACTAGGGAATATCTATTTTACGTCCTAAAATCAGAAAAGCTTTTCGAACTGATGGATATGCTTTCTCAGCGAAGCTCCGGACAGACTGGTGTTGAACTGCCCGCGCTAAAAAGTTACCCAATCCCGTTGCCGATAATTCAAGAACAAACCGCCATCGCCAACGCCCTATCCGATGTGGATGCCTTAATCAGCGAGCTGGAAAAACTGATCGCCAAAAAGCAGTCCATCAAAACCGCCACCATGCAACAACTGCTCACCGGCCGGACCCGTCTGCCCCAATTTGCCTTGCGCGCTGATGGTTCGTCAAAGGGTTATAAGCAAAGTGAGTTGGGGGAGATTCCTGAAGATTGGGAAGTTGCAACACTAGGTAACGCCAGTTCATTTTTAAACGGCAGAGCTTATTCCTTACATGAGTGGGAAAATAGTGGAATACCAGTTATTAGGTTGCAAAACCTGACTGGCCGTGGCGAGGAATATTATTATTCAAATTTGCCGCTGCCGGAGAAGCAGTATTGCAACTACGGTGATTTGTTATTCATGTGGTCTGCGACCTTTGGTCCTGTAATTTGGCGAGGAAAAAAGGCAATTTATCACTATCATATTTGGAAGATTTCCTGTGAAAGAGGTTATAGCCAAAGCTACTTATTCTATTTGCTTGATGACATGACAGAAAAATTGAAACGCGGCTCTTCTAGCGGTGGAACAATGTTGCATGTCACTAAAGAAAAAATGGAATCAACCAAAGTAGTTTTCCCTTCGAAGGAGGAGCAAGCCGCCATAGCCACTATCCTCTCCGACATGGACGACGATATCCAAGCGCTGGAGCAGCGCCTCACCAAAACCCGGCAAATCAAGCAAGGCATGATGCAGGAGCTGCTGACCGGCAAAATCAGGCTGCCTATATCTACGCTCCCTGAAAGCGAATCACAAAGTGTACGCGACGACGTAAAGCCCAAGCATAACTGGGCGTTTAATGAGGCTGTCGTTATCTCTGTACTGACCAACAAGTTCGGCAGCACACAGTTTCCGCTGGGTAGAATGCGCTATACCAAGCTGGCTTATTTAATGCACCGTCATGTAGAAAGGCAGACAGAAGGTTATTTGAAAAAGGCGGCAGGCCCATACAATCCACGGACAAAATATGCTGGCCCCGAAAAAATTGCCCTCCAGAATGGCTACATTCGGGAGGCGAAATCAGCGCAATTTACCGGCTTTGTGGCTGCCGATAGCGTGGTTGACGCAGAGGGCTATTTTGATACGTGGTATGGCCCGGAGGTGCTGCAATGGTTGGAGAAGGTGCGTTACAAGAAAAATGAGGAACTGGAGCTGTTGGCAACGGTTGATATGGCAATGGTGGAGTTGCAGAGCGAAGGTAAAGCGATCAATACCCTGAATGTTAAGGCTGTATTGGCGGCGGATAAAGAATGGAAAGCGAAGTTGAAGCGTGACATTTTTTCTGACGCCAATATTGGCAAAGCCATTGATGAAGCCCGGGCTTTATTCGACTTTGAGTGATACCTGATGGCCTACGACTACAGCGCGACCCTTAACCCACAAAAGGCCCTGATCTGGCGAATTGTCCACCGGGACAATATCCCCTGGATTCTGGATAACGGGTTGCATAGCGGCAACAGCACCGTGCAATCCCCGGGTTGGGTCCCGATTGGTAACCCGGAGTTGACCGATAAACGTGCTACCCATGCAGTACCTGCAGGCCCGGGCGGTTATCTGAATGACTATGTGCCGTTTTACTTCACCCCCTTTTCGCCAATGATGAAGAATATCCACAGCGGTCGTGCAGGCGTCCACCGGCGACGCAATGACGAAATTGTCATTTTGGTATCGAGTCTGTACAAGGTGCAGAACCTGGGCCTGCCCTTTGTATTCAGCGACGGCCATGCCTATTACGCCTGGTCGAACTTTTATACCGATCTGGCGGATCTGGACAAAATCGACTGGCCCATTATCCAGGCCCGGGACTTCAAGCGAGACCCGGATGACCCGGCCAAGTTTGAGCGCTATCAGGCCGAGGCCCTGATTCACCAGCACTGCCCGGTCGCTGCTCTGGAAGGGATGATTTGTTACACTGCCAAGACTCAGGCTCAACTGGATAACTGGCTGCAAGCCCGCCAGATACGCATGCCGGTTTACGCACGCTCAGGGTGGTACTTCTGATGATCACATACCTACAAGGCAATTTGCTGGATGCCGAGGTGGAAGCCTTGGTGAATACCGTCAATACCGTCGGGGTGATGGGCAAGGGTATTGCACTGATGTTTAAAGAGCGCTTTCCTCAGAATATGCAGGAATATGCCCAGGCCTGTAAGGCGGGAGAGGTGCAAACCGGGCGTATGTTTGTCACCAAAACCGGTGAGCTGATGGGTCCCAAGTGGGTGGTGAATTTCCCCACCAAGCAGCACTGGAAGGCCAAGTCCAAAATGGAATGGATTGAAAGTGGCCTGGAGGACTTGCGCCGCTTTATTGAGGAAAACCGCCTGCAGTCCATTGCCATTCCGCCCTTGGGCGCGGGTAACGGCGGCCTGAATTGGCAGGAGGTCAAGCCTCTGGTTGAGCGAGCTTTGGGCGATCTGGAGGGCGTGAATATCTTGGTGTTTGAGCCTACCGCCAAATATCAGAATGTCAGCAAAAAATCCGGTGTAAACACCTTAACTCCTGCTCGGGCTCTGGTGGCCGAGCTGGTGCGCCGCTATTGGATATTGGGCATGGAGTGCAGCCTGCTTGAGATTCAAAAACTCGCCTGGTTCCTGCAGCGGGTGATTGATGCCAAAGGGCTGGATAATCAGCTGAAGCTGGATTTTGAAGCCAATTATTACGGGCCCTATGCCAATAATCTTACCCATTTGCTGAATGCCCTGGATGGCAGCTACCTGAAGGCCGACAAACGGATACCCGACAGTCAGCCGCTGGATGTGATCGCCTTTAACGATAATAAGAAAGACTTTGTGGAAGCCTATTTGGCGACTGAGGCCAAGGCTTACCTGCCCACGCTTGAACAAACCAGTCAGCTTATCGATGGATTTGAATCGCCCTTCGGGATGGAATTACTGTCCACGGTGGATTGGTTAGTGGTGAAGGACAATTGTGAGTTGGCGCTGGGGTCGATCAAAGAAGGCATGGCCCGCTGGCCAGCGGGCAAACAGTGGGCGGAGCGTAAGCTGAATCTGTTTGATGACAAGAGCCTGCAGATTGCGATTGATCGTTTGAAGGCTGTGCCGCTGTGATTGCTCGGCCGGTAACAGGACGTTGGTGTAGAGGGAGTTTGAATGACACAGGTCGGGCAGCGCGAACGGGTGACGCAGGATCGGGTAGTGCAATTCCTGCAGAAGGAGCTTGGCTACCGCTATCTCGGCAATTGGCAGGATCGACCCGACAACCGCAATATTGATGTTGCCATTCTTACTGCCTGGCTGCGAAATCGTGGTGTTAGCGAGGCGCTGATCAGCCGCGCTCTGCGCCAGCTGGATGGTGCCGCCGCTCTGGGTGAAGGGAAGAAACTCTACTACGCCAACAAGGATGTTTACGGGCTGCTGCGCTATGGCGTGAAAGACAAGGTAGGTGCGGGCGAGTTAAATCAGACCGTATGGTTGATTGACTGGCAACACCCTGAAGAGAATGATTTTGCCTTCGCCGAAGAAGTCTCCATCAAGGGCGAAAACAAGAAACGCCCGGATATTGTTTTCTATGTAAACGGCATTGCCTTGGGCGTGTTGGAACTAAAGCGCTCGTCGGTGTCGGTTTCCGAGGGGATTCGCCAAAACCTGGATAATCAAAAAAAGGATTTCATTCGCAATTTTTTTACCACCATACAACTGGTGATGGCGGGTAACGATACTCAGGGCCTGCGCTACGGCACCATTGAAACCCCGGAAAAATACTACCTCGAGTGGAAGGAGCCATCTGCTGTTGATCTTGAGCATAAGCTGGATGGCCATCTGAAATGCCTCTGTAGCAAACCGCGATTTCTGCAAATTATCCACGACTTTATCGTCTATGACGCCGGGGTGAAAAAGACCTGTCGGCACAACCAGTTTTTTGGTGTAGAAGCAGCCAAGCGCCATATTGCCAAACGGGAAGGCGGCATTATCTGGCATACCCAGGGTTCGGGTAAAAGCCTGACCATGGTCTGGTTGGCCAAGTGGATACGGGAGAATGTCGGTGGCAGCCGGGTATTGGTGGTTACCGACCGCACCGAGCTGGATGAGCAGATTGAAAAAGTGTTTACCGGGGTTGATGAGGCCATTTACCGCACCAAGAGCGGCGCGGATTTGGTGGCGACCCTAAATCAGCCTGATCCCTGGTTGGTGTGTTCCCTGGTGCATAAATTTGGTCGGCAGTCGGATGCGGAAAGTGATGCCGCCACCGACGAATTTATCGCTGAATTGAAGCAGTCCCTCCCCAAGGATTTTAAGGCCAAGGGCCTATTGTTTGTGTTTGTGGACGAGTGTCATCGCACCCAGTCAGGCAAATTACATGACGCGATGAAGGCGATTTTGCCCGAGGCAATGTTCATCGGTTTTACCGGCACGCCGTTGATGAAAAAAGACAAGAAAAAATCCGTGGAGGTATTTGGGCCTTATATCCACACCTATAAGTTTGATGAGGCGGTGGCCGATGGCGTGGTGTTGGATCTGCGCTACGAGGCCCGGGACATCGATCAGAATATCACCTCTCAGAAGAAGGTGGACGAATGGTTTGAGGCCAAAACCCGTGGTCTGTCCCGGCTCGCCAAAACCCAGCTCAAGCAGAAATGGGGCACCATGCAGAAGGTGCTGTCCAGTAAGTCGCGCTTGCAGCAAATCGTCAATGACATCCTGCTGGATATGGATACTAGGCCCCGGCTGATGGATGGCCATGGCAACGCCATGCTGGTTTGCTCTAGTGTCTATCAAGCCTGCAAGGCCTACGACATGTTCAGTCAGACCGACTTGGCGGGCAAATTGGCCATTGTTACCAGCTTTCAGCCTGCCGCATCCACCATCAAGGGCGAAGAAGCTGGCGAGGGGCTGACCGAAAAGCTGTTCAAGTACGACACCTACCGCAAGATGCTGGCGGAGCATTTTGAACAGCCGGAAGATCAGGCTGCAGGCCGGGTGGAGGAGTTCGAAAAGGAGGTCAAAAAACGCTTTATCGATGAGCCCGGCCAAATGCGCCTGCTGATTGTGGTAGACAAACTGCTCACGGGATTTGACGCCCCCTCCGCGACTTATCTTTATATCGATAAACAGATGGCCGATCACAATCTGTTTCAGGCCATTTGCCGTGTTAATCGCCTGGATGGTGATGACAAGGAATACGGCTACATTATCGACTACAAAGATCTGTTCCGTTCGCTGGATAAGGCGATTTCTGATTACACCCAGGGCGCTTTTGAGGGCTATGACAAGGACGATGTAGCGGGCTTGCTCAAGAACCGGCTGGAGCAGGCCTCGTTGGATTTGGATAATGCCTTGGAGATGGTGCGGGCGCTGTGCGAACCGGTGAAGGCGCCCCGCGCCACCGAGGATTTTATCCATTATTTTTGTGGTGAGTCTGGCGTCAATCAGGACGAAATCACCGAAAAAGAAGCTCTTCGACTGACGCTTTACCAGAATGTGGCCAAGTTGCTGCGGGCCTTTGCCAATATCGCCAACGAAATGCCCGATGCCGGTTATTCGGGTGCGGACATTGAAAAGGTGCGGGCGGAAGTCGCGCACTATGAAAAGGTGCGGGATGAGGTCAAGCTGGCCAGCGGCGATTTACTGGATATGAAGCGCTACGAACCTGCCATGCGGCATCTGCTTGATATGTATATTCGTGCCGACGACAGCGAAGTACTGATGGATTTTGAAGAGCTGGGCCTGATCGAATTGATTGTGGACAAGGGCGATTTGGGCGATGCGCTGCCTGACAACATTCGCAATAACCCTGAGGCCATGGCCGAAACCATAGAAAACAATGTGCGCAAAACCATTGTCGACGAGAACCCGGTTAACCCGAAATACTACGAGCAAATGTCGGTATTGTTAGATGAGCTGATCCTGCTTCGCCGCCAAAAGGCCATTGAGTATCAGGAATACCTGGAGCGAATTCGGGAGCTTTCCAGGAAAGTGATACGGCCTTCCGTGTCATCGGCTGAATATCCTCCGTCTATGGATACCGGCGCCAAGCGAGCGTTCTACGATAATTTTGGCAAGGACGAGCTGTTGGCGACGAAGATCGATACGGCGATCCGATACACCAAGAAGGCAGAATGGGTTGGCGACCGCTTTAAGGAGCGGGAGATTGCCAATGCCGTGCGGGAGGAAACCGTCGGCTATGAAGTGGATGTGGGAAGCGTGATGGAGCTGGCCCGAGCCCAGAAAGAGTACCACTGATGGCGATGATTCAGATTGGATCAATCGCCATGCAGCTCAATCGCAAGGCCATCAAGAATCTGCATATCAGTGTGCTGCCGCCCGATGGCCGGGTGCGAATTTCTGCTCCCGCGTCGATGACGGATACCGCGATCCGTATGGCGGTGATCAGTCGCATTCCCTGGATTAGAAAACAGCAAAGTGACTTCGCCAGGCAGCCTCGGCAATCTGATCGGGAGATGGTCAGCGGTGAATGTCACTACCTTTGGGGTAGGCGCTACCGCCTGAATTTGGTGGAGCGCAAGGGTCGTCATGAGCTCAGTGTGGGGGGCGGGAAGATCCATCTGTACGTCAATCCCGGAACGTCCCTAGACAAAAAGGGCTTGGTATTAAGCGAGTTTTATCGCGACGCTCTTAAAGCTCGAATTGCGGAGCTAATGGCTGCCTGGCAGCAACATATCGGAGTTGCAGACGTGTGCTGGGGCGTAAAAAAAATGAAGACCAAGTGGGGCAGCTGTAACGCTGATGCGAAGCGGATCTGGCTGAATCTGGAACTCGCCAAAAAGCCTCCCGAGTGCTTGGAATTCATTTTAGTACACGAGCTGGTTCATCTTCTGGAGCGCAGGCACAACGACCGTTTTAAAGCGCACATGGATCGCTTTTTACCTGATTGGCGGGAACGGCGTACGTTACTTAATCAGTCACCGTTGGCCAATGAGCGCTGGATTTATTGATTTTTGATCAATGTTTGATCAGGAAGTGATGGCCCGAGTCTTAGGTGGGGTAGAGCCCGGTGACCAACTTGTGCTTACAAGAACAAACAAGCGTGTGGAGATGGTGGGCCCAGCAGGACTTGAACCTGCGACCTGCCGATTATGAGTCGGATGCTCTAACCAACTGAGCTATA is part of the Spongiibacter taiwanensis genome and encodes:
- the darG gene encoding type II toxin-antitoxin system antitoxin DNA ADP-ribosyl glycohydrolase DarG, with translation MITYLQGNLLDAEVEALVNTVNTVGVMGKGIALMFKERFPQNMQEYAQACKAGEVQTGRMFVTKTGELMGPKWVVNFPTKQHWKAKSKMEWIESGLEDLRRFIEENRLQSIAIPPLGAGNGGLNWQEVKPLVERALGDLEGVNILVFEPTAKYQNVSKKSGVNTLTPARALVAELVRRYWILGMECSLLEIQKLAWFLQRVIDAKGLDNQLKLDFEANYYGPYANNLTHLLNALDGSYLKADKRIPDSQPLDVIAFNDNKKDFVEAYLATEAKAYLPTLEQTSQLIDGFESPFGMELLSTVDWLVVKDNCELALGSIKEGMARWPAGKQWAERKLNLFDDKSLQIAIDRLKAVPL
- a CDS encoding M48 family metallopeptidase; its protein translation is MAMIQIGSIAMQLNRKAIKNLHISVLPPDGRVRISAPASMTDTAIRMAVISRIPWIRKQQSDFARQPRQSDREMVSGECHYLWGRRYRLNLVERKGRHELSVGGGKIHLYVNPGTSLDKKGLVLSEFYRDALKARIAELMAAWQQHIGVADVCWGVKKMKTKWGSCNADAKRIWLNLELAKKPPECLEFILVHELVHLLERRHNDRFKAHMDRFLPDWRERRTLLNQSPLANERWIY
- a CDS encoding restriction endonuclease subunit S, producing the protein MSGDHVAEVSPAYLKDRHSRESGNPVPVGYKQTEIGTIPEDWIQLTIDDIAQFSGGSQPPRSTFISRQRSGYIRLIQIRDYKTSEYETYIPEVLARKKCSATDIMIGRYGPPIFQILRGIEGAYNVALIKATPKSNVTREYLFYVLKSEKLFELMDMLSQRSSGQTGVELPALKSYPIPLPIIQEQTAIANALSDVDALISELEKLIAKKQSIKTATMQQLLTGRTRLPQFALRADGSSKGYKQSELGEIPEDWEVATLGNASSFLNGRAYSLHEWENSGIPVIRLQNLTGRGEEYYYSNLPLPEKQYCNYGDLLFMWSATFGPVIWRGKKAIYHYHIWKISCERGYSQSYLFYLLDDMTEKLKRGSSSGGTMLHVTKEKMESTKVVFPSKEEQAAIATILSDMDDDIQALEQRLTKTRQIKQGMMQELLTGKIRLPISTLPESESQSVRDDVKPKHNWAFNEAVVISVLTNKFGSTQFPLGRMRYTKLAYLMHRHVERQTEGYLKKAAGPYNPRTKYAGPEKIALQNGYIREAKSAQFTGFVAADSVVDAEGYFDTWYGPEVLQWLEKVRYKKNEELELLATVDMAMVELQSEGKAINTLNVKAVLAADKEWKAKLKRDIFSDANIGKAIDEARALFDFE
- the darT gene encoding type II toxin-antitoxin system toxin DNA ADP-ribosyl transferase DarT — translated: MAYDYSATLNPQKALIWRIVHRDNIPWILDNGLHSGNSTVQSPGWVPIGNPELTDKRATHAVPAGPGGYLNDYVPFYFTPFSPMMKNIHSGRAGVHRRRNDEIVILVSSLYKVQNLGLPFVFSDGHAYYAWSNFYTDLADLDKIDWPIIQARDFKRDPDDPAKFERYQAEALIHQHCPVAALEGMICYTAKTQAQLDNWLQARQIRMPVYARSGWYF
- a CDS encoding type I restriction endonuclease subunit R gives rise to the protein MTQVGQRERVTQDRVVQFLQKELGYRYLGNWQDRPDNRNIDVAILTAWLRNRGVSEALISRALRQLDGAAALGEGKKLYYANKDVYGLLRYGVKDKVGAGELNQTVWLIDWQHPEENDFAFAEEVSIKGENKKRPDIVFYVNGIALGVLELKRSSVSVSEGIRQNLDNQKKDFIRNFFTTIQLVMAGNDTQGLRYGTIETPEKYYLEWKEPSAVDLEHKLDGHLKCLCSKPRFLQIIHDFIVYDAGVKKTCRHNQFFGVEAAKRHIAKREGGIIWHTQGSGKSLTMVWLAKWIRENVGGSRVLVVTDRTELDEQIEKVFTGVDEAIYRTKSGADLVATLNQPDPWLVCSLVHKFGRQSDAESDAATDEFIAELKQSLPKDFKAKGLLFVFVDECHRTQSGKLHDAMKAILPEAMFIGFTGTPLMKKDKKKSVEVFGPYIHTYKFDEAVADGVVLDLRYEARDIDQNITSQKKVDEWFEAKTRGLSRLAKTQLKQKWGTMQKVLSSKSRLQQIVNDILLDMDTRPRLMDGHGNAMLVCSSVYQACKAYDMFSQTDLAGKLAIVTSFQPAASTIKGEEAGEGLTEKLFKYDTYRKMLAEHFEQPEDQAAGRVEEFEKEVKKRFIDEPGQMRLLIVVDKLLTGFDAPSATYLYIDKQMADHNLFQAICRVNRLDGDDKEYGYIIDYKDLFRSLDKAISDYTQGAFEGYDKDDVAGLLKNRLEQASLDLDNALEMVRALCEPVKAPRATEDFIHYFCGESGVNQDEITEKEALRLTLYQNVAKLLRAFANIANEMPDAGYSGADIEKVRAEVAHYEKVRDEVKLASGDLLDMKRYEPAMRHLLDMYIRADDSEVLMDFEELGLIELIVDKGDLGDALPDNIRNNPEAMAETIENNVRKTIVDENPVNPKYYEQMSVLLDELILLRRQKAIEYQEYLERIRELSRKVIRPSVSSAEYPPSMDTGAKRAFYDNFGKDELLATKIDTAIRYTKKAEWVGDRFKEREIANAVREETVGYEVDVGSVMELARAQKEYH